The nucleotide sequence AACCGTCCATCGATGCGCCGCGCACGACGAATCTGGTAAACGCTGGACAGCGCCGGCAACGCCAATAGCTGGCAGATCTCGGCACTGGCTGGAATCAGCTTGGCGCTCAGCACTTCGGTGGCTGGTATCCGGCCTTGCTCACCGACCATGGCGTGAAAATGACTGCGCACCAATGGGTTGTAGGCCACCCGCGGCGGCGAAACAAACCAACCGCGACGCTCCTCACGATAGATCAACCCTTGCGCCTCAAGCTGGCCCAACGCCTCGCGCAGAGTAATGCGCGTGGTATCAAATACCTCGCTGAGCTTACGTTCTGCTGGCAACTGGCTGCCGGCGAGTAATAAGCCGTGCTCGATCTGCTCTTCCAATGCCCGGCATATAGCCGTGACTGCCCGCGGCGCTTCATCGCGCATCAAGACCTCCAAATTTGGACTAGTCCAACCCCATTTAAAGACGTTTATCTGTGTGTTCAGTGCCAAAAATTTTGTTTCAAGTTTAAGCAGTCTTGATGACTACGCTATGACAACTTTCTTACAGGCGGTGCAAAAGCTGATAAAACTCAGTCTTTAAGCACTATTCAACTGATCTTAAGCATGGTCTACGCTAGAGACTCCGCAATGTGTGCAACCGTGGCTCAGGCTCAAAAAGGGTCACATACATAAAACTGTCATTTAATTCGCCTAAATTGGCGTGGGTCTTGCTGACCTAGACCAGAACTTTTCACCGCAGGCACTTCAAACGCAAACGCAAACGCAAACGCAAAGGAGCTTCCAATGAAACAACTGCTGCTGGCTTCACTGATGGGCTCAGCCATCGCCTTGGCCACCTCGGCCATGGCTGCTGAAACGGACTTGCAAGCACTGGAACAAGCCGCACGCGCTGAAGGCGCGGTGAACAGTGTGGGCATGCCCGACAGCTGGGCTAACTGGAAGGATACATGGGCCGATTTGAATACGCTGTACGGCTTGAAGCATATGGACACGGACATGAGCTCGGCCCAAGAGATTGCCAAGTTCGCTGCTGAAAAAGAAAACGCCACCGCCGATATAGGTGACGTCGGCGCTGCCTTTGGCCCCATCGCGGTGCAGCAGGGTGTAACGCAAGCCTTCAAACCGAGCACTTGGGAACAGATTCCAGCCTGGGCTAAAGACACCGACGGCCACTGGATGCTCGCCTACACCGGCTCCATTGCTTTTATCGTCAACAAGCAACTGGTCAAGGACATCCCGCGTTCTTGGGCGGACCTGAAAACTGGCACCTATAAAGTGTCTGCCGGCGACGTCAGCACAGCGGCACAAGCGGTCAATGGTGTACTGGCTGCTGCAATTGCCATGGGCGGCAATGAAAGCAACGTCAAACCGGCGTTGGAGTTTTATGGCGAGCTGGCTAAACAGGGCCGTTTGTCGCTGGCTAACCCGACTATTCAAACCCTGGAAAAAGGTGAAGTCGAAGTCGGTATCGTTTGGGACTTCAATGGCCTGAGCTACCGCGACCAGATTGACCCGGAGCGCTTCGAAGTGCTGATCCCGTCTGACGGCTCGGTTATCTCGGGCTACAGCACCATCATCAACAAGTGGGCGAAAAACCCTAACGCCGCCAAGCTGGCGCGTGAGTACATCTTGAGCGATGCCGGTCAGATCAACCTGGCCAAAGGCAATGCCCGGCCGATCCGCGCGGAGCACATCGACATGCCGGCTGAGGTCCAAGCCAAGCTGTTGCCGCAAGAGCAATACGCTAATGTCCAGCCCGTTAAGGATACCGCTGCCTGGGAAGCCACCTCAAAAGCCCTGCCGCGCTTGTGGCAAGAGCACGTCATCATCAACATGAACTAATACATCTGGCCCCAGAGATTCCTCTGGGGCCGATTCAATTGCTAAGGCTTTTAACCATGTCGCACAACGTCATCCTCGTCGTTCTGGATGGCCTGAGCTATCAGGTGGCTCAGCATGCGCTGGGGCATCTGCAGGCTTATTGCCAAGCCGGACGCGCCGCACTGTACAAGCTCGACTGTGAACTCCCGGCCCTGTCACGTCCGCTGTATGAAGCCATTCTGACGGGCGTTACACCCATCGACAGCGGCATCGTCAATAACGATGTATCGCGCCTTTCGACGCAGCGCAGCATG is from Pseudomonas sp. TMP9 and encodes:
- a CDS encoding UTRA domain-containing protein — protein: MRDEAPRAVTAICRALEEQIEHGLLLAGSQLPAERKLSEVFDTTRITLREALGQLEAQGLIYREERRGWFVSPPRVAYNPLVRSHFHAMVGEQGRIPATEVLSAKLIPASAEICQLLALPALSSVYQIRRARRIDGRLVLYVEHYLNPNYFAGILEFDLTRSLTELYGSEYGIYYGRVRFDMVPTALKSEAAAALKVAVGSPALRIVRINRDQHGRLIDCDLEFWRHDALHVSVEVPE
- a CDS encoding ABC transporter substrate-binding protein is translated as MKQLLLASLMGSAIALATSAMAAETDLQALEQAARAEGAVNSVGMPDSWANWKDTWADLNTLYGLKHMDTDMSSAQEIAKFAAEKENATADIGDVGAAFGPIAVQQGVTQAFKPSTWEQIPAWAKDTDGHWMLAYTGSIAFIVNKQLVKDIPRSWADLKTGTYKVSAGDVSTAAQAVNGVLAAAIAMGGNESNVKPALEFYGELAKQGRLSLANPTIQTLEKGEVEVGIVWDFNGLSYRDQIDPERFEVLIPSDGSVISGYSTIINKWAKNPNAAKLAREYILSDAGQINLAKGNARPIRAEHIDMPAEVQAKLLPQEQYANVQPVKDTAAWEATSKALPRLWQEHVIINMN